The DNA window CAAGACGATCTACAACCGCTTCATCCGCTGGAGCCGGCTCGGCGTGTTCAACAAGATCTTCGCCGGGCTCGCCGCAAAGGGCGGGAAACCCGACCAACTGATGATCGATGCAACCCACCTAAAGGCGCACCGGACCGCAGCCAGCTTGCTCAAAAAGGGGCTGTTCCCCGACGTATCGGACGCACCAAAGGCGGCCTGAACTCGAAGCTCCATGCCGTGTGTGACGCAAAGGGCAGGCCGCTGGTCATGCTCCTGAGCGAAGGCCAGATGAGCGATTACAAAGGGGCGGCGCTCATGATCGACGCCCTGCCCAGGGCCAAGGCCCTGCTCGGCGACCGAGGCTACGATGCCGACTGGTTCCGCGCGGCACTTGCACAGCGCAAGATTGCCGCCTGCATCCCTTCAAGGCGCAACCGTAAGATCCAGATCCCCCACGATGTCGCGCTTTATCGCCAGCGCCACAAGATCGAAATCATGTTCGGCAGGCTCAAGGATTGGCGGCGAATCCACACACGCTATGATCGCTGCGCCCACACCTTCATGTCAGCGATCTGCATCGCAGCCACCGTCATCTTCTGGATCAATCAATGAGTCCTGAGCCTAGGCTCAAAGACCGGTTCTTACGATCAGATAGTGCCGAGGTCCCAGGCGGGTATTCCTCGAAAGCTGTCGACTAGAAAGTCGACAAGCACCCGGACCTTGAGCGCAAGGTGACGCGCTGGCGGGTAGACGGCGTGGATCGTGTGCGGCCGGTTTTCCATTTCCGGCAGGATAGTCACCAGACGCCCGGCTCGTATGCTGGGACCGGCAATGAAGCTTGGTATACGAGCAATGCCCAAGCTAGATTCAGCTGCCACCAGACAGGCCTCGCCGTTCGAAAAGCGAATGCGGCCGCTCACGGCGACCGATGCGGCGCCATCACCCAGAGACCAATCGAAGGGGTCGCGGAAATTGGTGTCGATGATGCAGTCGTGGTTTGCGAGATCGGCCAACGTCTGGGGTCGCCCGTGAGCTGCGAGATAAGCGGGCGCGGCCACGAGCACGATACGCGCATCACAGAGCTTACGGCTGATGAGGCTGGAATCCGCCGGCTTGCCGACACGGACCGCCATATCGAAACCTTCCTCGACCAAGTTGACCAGCCGATCGGAGAAGTTGACGTCCAGCTGAATGTCTGGAAAGGCCCGGGCGAAATCAAGAAGCCGGGGCGTCAACTGGACGTTACCAAATGAGAGCGGCGCTGTAATGTGAAGGCGCCCAGCCGGAGCGCCTGACGCATTGCGCACCGACGCATCCAGGGCATCGAACTCTTCGATCAGCCCTTTCAACCGGCCATAGTAGGCCTGCCCAACTTCCGTGGGAGACAAGGCGCGCGTGGTGCGTTTGAGGAGTTGCACACCAAGATCGGCCTCCAGCTTCGAGACCAGTTTGGAGGCTTGTCCGGGGCTGGTACCAAGGCGTTTGGCTGCCTCGGCAAAACTGCCGAAATCAAGTACGGCGACGAACATGCGGTCGCAATCGAGACGATCCATGGAGACATTTCCGCCCTGACGAATGAGTCGGACGACTGTAGGCCGGTCGGGTCGACTGGAAAAGAATGGCGGGGGCGCCATTATGGAGCCCCCGCGATTATCGGATCCAGATCGCTGAACCAAAAGCCCGGCGTTCCGTTTATGCGCCGCGCCTTACTTCAGCGCGTAAGCGATCACGTAGTCGCCCCTGTCTGGGGATTGGCGTGCGCCCCCGGCCGTGATGACAACGTATTGCTTGCCAGTCTTCGGCGAACGGTAAGTCATCGGGCCGCCCTGGCTGCCGACCGGCAGTCTGGATTTCCAAATCTCCT is part of the Pleomorphomonas sp. PLEO genome and encodes:
- a CDS encoding IS5 family transposase (programmed frameshift), with amino-acid sequence MSDLIWLSEAQMRRIEPYFPLSHGVPRVDDRRIISGIIFVIRNGLRWRDAPAEYGPHKTIYNRFIRWSRLGVFNKIFAGLAAKGGKPDQLMIDATHLKAHRTAASLLKKGLFPRRIGRTKGGLNSKLHAVCDAKGRPLVMLLSEGQMSDYKGAALMIDALPRAKALLGDRGYDADWFRAALAQRKIAACIPSRRNRKIQIPHDVALYRQRHKIEIMFGRLKDWRRIHTRYDRCAHTFMSAICIAATVIFWINQ
- a CDS encoding LysR family transcriptional regulator; translation: MDRLDCDRMFVAVLDFGSFAEAAKRLGTSPGQASKLVSKLEADLGVQLLKRTTRALSPTEVGQAYYGRLKGLIEEFDALDASVRNASGAPAGRLHITAPLSFGNVQLTPRLLDFARAFPDIQLDVNFSDRLVNLVEEGFDMAVRVGKPADSSLISRKLCDARIVLVAAPAYLAAHGRPQTLADLANHDCIIDTNFRDPFDWSLGDGAASVAVSGRIRFSNGEACLVAAESSLGIARIPSFIAGPSIRAGRLVTILPEMENRPHTIHAVYPPARHLALKVRVLVDFLVDSFRGIPAWDLGTI